The following are encoded in a window of Candidatus Nitrosotalea sinensis genomic DNA:
- the thiL gene encoding thiamine-phosphate kinase → MKNPDETEIIKIFQGSFGKKRHFQADDIEIVKIGQGRFVVKSDMLVQSTDVPQGMKLDQIARKSIVSCVSDLACKGIRPRFATIALGIPHGFTKKETSQLAKGFQKAAKEFGFKIIGGDTNQAREIIIEVSMFGAANKKIPSRSGAKTRDIIITSGPFGYASSGLKIVLQGYKSDSSSIKKFKDAVFRPRPRLDFGLEAAKYFSSSMDSSDGLSITLDDMSRQSKKRFVITNLPTTSQVTKFALQNKSSLHRLVFCGGEEYEIVSTVHPEDLSKVRKIAKKTGTPIYEIGHVKPGNGTIFSENGKTSKIKRCGWTHLRS, encoded by the coding sequence ATGAAGAATCCAGATGAGACAGAAATAATCAAGATATTCCAGGGTTCATTTGGGAAAAAAAGACACTTTCAAGCAGACGACATTGAGATAGTAAAAATTGGACAGGGCAGATTTGTTGTAAAATCAGACATGCTTGTGCAGAGTACCGATGTTCCTCAAGGGATGAAACTTGATCAAATTGCAAGAAAAAGCATTGTTTCATGTGTAAGTGACTTGGCCTGCAAGGGAATAAGACCTAGGTTTGCAACAATCGCACTTGGAATACCACATGGGTTTACAAAAAAAGAGACATCCCAATTGGCAAAAGGATTTCAAAAAGCAGCAAAAGAATTTGGTTTTAAGATAATCGGAGGAGACACAAATCAAGCAAGAGAGATCATAATAGAGGTCTCCATGTTTGGCGCAGCCAACAAAAAGATACCATCAAGGTCAGGTGCAAAGACAAGAGACATCATAATTACATCAGGCCCATTTGGATATGCATCATCAGGACTCAAAATTGTCCTCCAAGGTTACAAGTCTGATTCTAGCAGTATCAAAAAATTCAAGGATGCAGTGTTTAGACCAAGACCCAGATTAGATTTTGGGCTTGAGGCTGCAAAATATTTTTCATCATCCATGGACTCTAGCGATGGATTATCAATAACACTTGATGACATGAGTAGACAAAGCAAAAAGAGATTTGTCATCACAAATTTGCCAACAACTAGTCAAGTAACCAAGTTTGCACTACAAAACAAGTCTAGTCTTCACAGACTGGTATTTTGTGGAGGAGAAGAATATGAAATTGTATCAACTGTTCATCCAGAAGACCTATCAAAAGTGAGAAAGATTGCAAAAAAAACTGGCACACCCATATATGAGATAGGCCATGTAAAACCTGGGAACGGAACGATATTTTCAGAGAACGGTAAAACTAGCAAGATCAAGAGATGCGGCTGGACACATCTTAGATCCTAA
- a CDS encoding phosphomannomutase, whose product MKVSISGVRGIFGTDLNLEDVMFYCKNFSRLVKSKKCIVGRDTRPSSQIVTNVAVASLLERGIDVYDIGVSPTPVIFREARKYGSGLIITSSHNPLEWNGLKFIIDGRGINESELEYLTRQDKFENNGIGKETVVDSRYIEEASKVIGNVKGSPKITIDVGGGAAFDVAPKLLKKLGCRTSIINGTPGKSTRGPDPTSDRLTSLVHASKTGLGFAFDLDGDRLVVVKDGKKQSPDVTLGLGVAGALEKGYKKFVLSIDTSVAIEKFIKNEGGNVSRSKVGEANVVDMMLKTRSQAGGEGSSAGFILPEFNMCRDGILTSGLIASMAGTRQFNEINNFMEGYHQVRTKVNVDSKLHKKTLETFLKKMKKQSSQIITIDGIKSIIDDDSWVLVRQSNTEHIIRVSAESNNLDKARQIEKQTSKMVRQSYEESR is encoded by the coding sequence TTGAAAGTATCAATCTCCGGAGTTCGAGGAATTTTTGGAACTGACCTCAATCTGGAAGATGTAATGTTTTATTGTAAAAATTTTTCACGTCTTGTCAAGTCAAAAAAGTGCATCGTTGGAAGAGATACAAGGCCATCAAGCCAGATAGTTACAAATGTTGCAGTTGCCTCGCTTTTGGAAAGAGGAATTGATGTTTACGATATTGGCGTATCTCCAACTCCCGTAATATTCAGAGAAGCAAGAAAGTATGGGAGCGGTCTTATCATCACATCTTCCCACAACCCCTTGGAATGGAATGGTCTCAAGTTCATCATAGATGGAAGAGGCATAAACGAATCAGAACTTGAATACCTTACAAGGCAGGATAAATTTGAGAACAACGGCATAGGAAAAGAGACGGTCGTAGATTCTAGGTATATTGAGGAGGCATCAAAGGTAATTGGAAATGTAAAGGGGTCTCCCAAGATAACAATCGATGTAGGCGGAGGTGCAGCATTTGATGTCGCACCCAAGCTTTTGAAGAAATTAGGATGTAGAACAAGTATAATCAACGGCACGCCAGGCAAATCTACAAGAGGCCCAGACCCAACAAGTGACAGATTAACATCACTAGTACATGCATCAAAGACAGGACTAGGGTTTGCATTTGATCTTGATGGAGATAGACTAGTTGTGGTAAAAGACGGCAAGAAACAGTCTCCAGATGTTACACTTGGCTTGGGTGTTGCAGGTGCACTTGAGAAGGGTTACAAAAAATTTGTTCTAAGCATAGACACAAGTGTTGCAATTGAGAAATTTATCAAAAATGAAGGCGGCAATGTCAGCAGATCAAAAGTCGGAGAGGCAAATGTGGTAGACATGATGTTAAAGACAAGATCTCAGGCAGGAGGAGAAGGAAGCAGTGCAGGATTTATTCTGCCAGAATTTAACATGTGTCGAGACGGAATTCTTACAAGCGGCCTTATTGCATCAATGGCCGGTACAAGACAATTCAATGAAATTAACAACTTTATGGAAGGATATCATCAGGTGAGGACCAAGGTGAATGTCGATTCTAAATTACACAAAAAGACATTGGAGACATTTTTGAAAAAAATGAAAAAACAATCAAGCCAAATAATAACAATTGACGGAATAAAATCCATAATAGATGATGACAGTTGGGTCTTGGTCAGACAGTCAAACACAGAGCATATAATCAGAGTTTCAGCAGAATCAAACAACCTAGACAAGGCAAGACAGATAGAAAAACAAACATCCAAGATGGTCAGGCAGAGTTATGAAGAATCCAGATGA
- a CDS encoding SRPBCC family protein: MVEIKIWVQIGAPLEKVYGIISKTDDDPKFWTLTKRIRNISKKENEIVRESVIGKVDKCLQKITLVPNDRVHVLWTHGMIKGTRDIILNAMGNTTLLEISMDYKISGPAGLFSGRIKEELQMEAEYAADLIKETAEGRPHSIPMVERKSWADLIRG; this comes from the coding sequence ATGGTAGAAATCAAAATATGGGTGCAAATTGGCGCACCATTGGAAAAAGTCTACGGAATTATTTCAAAGACTGACGATGATCCCAAGTTTTGGACCCTAACCAAGAGAATTAGAAATATCTCAAAGAAAGAAAATGAGATAGTTCGCGAATCTGTGATAGGCAAGGTAGACAAGTGTCTTCAAAAGATAACCCTTGTACCAAATGACAGAGTTCACGTACTTTGGACTCATGGCATGATAAAGGGAACAAGAGACATTATTTTGAATGCCATGGGAAATACCACCCTGCTTGAAATCAGCATGGACTATAAAATCAGTGGACCTGCAGGCCTGTTTTCAGGGAGAATCAAAGAAGAACTCCAGATGGAAGCAGAATATGCAGCAGACTTGATAAAAGAAACCGCAGAGGGAAGACCGCACAGCATCCCAATGGTAGAAAGAAAATCTTGGGCCGACCTCATACGTGGCTAG